Within the Chromobacterium paludis genome, the region AACGGATCCAAGTACTGGCGCTGGCGTTATTACCTTAGGGGCAAAGAGAAGCTGCTAGCCTTGGGCGTGTACTGCGGCCCGCAGCAATTTGACTCGCAAGGCAATGTGATCGACTCTGCCGTTGAGATGAGCCTGAAAGAGGCACGCGAAGCGCGCGACAAGGCCAAACGCCTGCTAGACAGCGGCATCGATCCTGGCAAAGAAAAGGCCGAGTCGAAGCGCTTGGAGCAAGCTCAGGCGGAAAACAACATAGAGTGTGTAGCCCGGGAGTGGCACGACAACAATCGCGCACGCTGGGTACCCGATCATGCCAACCGCATCCTGCGTCGATTTGAAATGGACGTTTTCCCCTTCATCGGCAAAGAGGCTGTTGATAGTCTCAAGACTCACCATCTGCTTGATGTGTTACGCAAGGTGGAGGAGCGCGGCGCGCTTGATGTTGCCAACCGTCTACAGCAGCACCTCGTCGCCGTTATGCGCTACGCTGTGCAGACGGGCCGCATTGCCAGCAATCCAGCGCTGGATCTGCAAGGCGCGCTGAAAGTACCGGAAAAACAGCACCGGGCCGCGTTACCACTAGATCAGTTGCCATCCCTAGTAAAAAGCATTGGCGACTATAAGGGCCGAACGCTTACCCGAGCGGCGCTCCGCCTCACGCTACTGACATTTTTGCGGTCAAGCGAACTGAGGATGGCGCGCTGGGAGGAAATCGACTTTGAACGTGGCGTTTGGATTATTCCCCCGACGCGCAAGCCGATAGAGGGCGTCCGCTACTCTACCAGAGGGGCAAAGATGCGGACTCCCCACGTCGTCCCCTTGTCGCATCAAGCCATCGCGGAACTGGATTCTATCCATCCAATCACAGGCCGTTTTGAGCTGATTTTTGCCGGCGACAACGACCCCTTTCACCCAACCGTTTGAAGCAACCCATTTTGGTTTCCACCAAGCTGCGGCGATGGTAGCCACTCCAGTGTTTCCAGATCGCTCTGCCTAATCGCTTGGTCGCCCGCAGAATCTCATTCCGCGCCAGCACACCCAGCGAACTTCCTTTCCATGGCCTCGCATTCTTGCGGGTCGGAATGCACCCGATCGCGCCGCGTGCGGCAATCGCCTCATGGCATGCCTTGGTATCGAAAGCCCCGTCGCCGCTCACGCAGGCTATCGGCTCATCGGCCGGGATTTGCGTCAATAGCGAAGGCAACATTTGCGTATCGCCCTGGCGGTTATCTGTCACCTCGATGGCGTGGATCTGCAGGGTTTCCGCATCGATGCCCAGATACACTTTGCGCCATTGCCGACGATACTCCGCGCCATGCTTCTTGGTTATCGCTGAACGAGTCTAAAGTTTCGCACGCTGCCCACTCGCCTTCGCCCAGCATCTTGATGCCTGTGCTGTCCACCAGCAGGTGCAGCGCGCCTGAGCTTTTCTGGTAGGGAATCTTGACCTGCAGCGTCTGCTGCCGTCTGGATAGCGTGCTGTAGTCGGGGACGCCCCAGTCCAGACCCGCCAACTTGAGCAGGCTTTGCACGAAGCCGATGGTCTGCCTCAACGCCAGTCCAAACAGGTTTTTGATGGTCAGGCAGAATGGAATGGCGGCATCGCTATAGGTCTGCGTCCGTCCGCGCCTGCCGCGTGGAGTGGCTTGCCATGACATGCTCGTGTCCAGCAAGACGGACAGCGAGCCGCGTTGGATCAGGACTTGGTTGTAGGCTTTCCAGTTGGTGGTTCGGTAGCGTTTCGGGGCGGGCTTGGTCATGCCGCTATCTTACCAAGCCGCAGGACGGGCGGATTTGTGCAACAGCGCCGTGCCGATACAAAACCACAATAATCGTGAACACGTTCTAAGATAAAATTGGGGGGGGATATAAGAATATGGATTTCGTTATCACAGAACAGCTGCAGAAGGTGTTGATCGAACACATCGACCACAGCGAGAATGGCATCGCAGTCGTGGATGTCGATGATTTGGTCATTTTCTACAACCATGCCTTCCTTGAAATGTTCGGCCTTCTAGACCGACAAGTCTTGGGCTGCCACTTCAATGACCTGATGAGCTGGATGTATATGCGTGGCGTGGGTGCCAAAACCCATGGCTTTTCGCTGGAAGAATGGCTGGAGACCGTACATAGCACCTACCGCTCGGCAGAGTTTCGCAGTTTCGAAATTGACCTGGTGGATGGCAGATGGTTGCTGATAACCGAACAGGTCAATCCATCGGGCGAGTTGGTCCTGGTAGGCAATGACATTACTCGCTTGAAGCAGACCGAATACGCGCTTCGCTCTGCGCAGGAAGAGCTGGAAAAACAAGCTTGGACTGACGAACTCACCGGCTTGTCCAATCGGCGCTACTTCATGCAAAGGCTGGACTGCGAATACCAGCGAGCGTTACGCCATCACCACCCATCCACCTTGGCCATTCTCGATCTCGATCATTTCAAGCGGATCAACGACCAATATGGCCACCCCAAGGGCGATGAGGTGTTGAAACACTTCGCGGGGCTATTGCGCGACAATCTGCGCAAGGAGGACGAAACCGGCCGCCTAGGGGGCGAAGAGTTTGCCGTACTGCTGCCTGAAACCTCGCAGGATGAAGCGTTGCAGGTGCTGGAGCGGGTACGCCAAGAACTTGCCCGCAAGCCGCCGGATGCCGTGGCCGCAGGCTTCAGCTACACCTTCTCCGCAGGCATCATGCAACTCCCCGACGATGAGTCGCTCACTTTGCAAGGGTGGATTCATTTGTCGGACCAGGCCCTCTACCAGGCCAAGGTGGCTGGCAGGAACCAGTTGGCCGTCTATCGCCCCCTACGATGAAGCCACGCGACAAAATCGGGAATGCGTCCTCGCCGCGGGGTACGGGAATCTAGCCTCGCCCTTCCACGGTTGCCTGTTCTGCGGTCTTTGTCTTGGTCCTGCGCTTGCGCTCAGGTGCGTAGCCTCGCAAGAATACCGCAACCGCATCCCGCACTGACTCTGCGATTTGCTCCCGCGTCGGCTGTTCACACGCCGCGCCCAGCAAATGTCGCTGATATTCCGACTCGAGCATACCCAGAAGGTGCGCGGCGGCCGTCGTGGGCTTGGCCTTTTGCAAACGCCCCGCGTCCATCTCCGAACACAGGAAGTCGGCCAATCTGTCTATCTGCGAAGCCAATCCCTTGTCATACAGCAACAGTCCAAGCCCCGAGCGTCGCCCTTCGGTCATGATGATGCCTCGCAACGTAACCAGACTGGGCTGCAGCATGCAGACGAGAAAATGCTCGCCGAACTGCTGTAATGTAAGGTCTATATCCTTATCAGGGCTCAGATGTTCAAACGAGGAGGCCAGCAAATCGATGGCCAGTTTTTTCATGACCATTTCAAACAGCTCCTCCTTGGATGGGAAGTAGCCATATAGCGTTGGCTTGGTCACGCCTATACGCGCGGCAATTTCCGCCATTGAGGTCGCATCGTATCCATGTTCGAGAAAGACTTCCGCCGCGCCTTCGACTATGGCCTGACGACGGCTCTCCGTTTTCACCCGCATATCGCCCCCAGAATAGATGCTGCAAGCTTAACTTGCCGTGGCACTTATTTTAGCACTATAAACATACCTCAGAGTCAACTTATACCGCTGAGAGTCCCGCAGCCTTCTTGCAGAGGAGGCTGAATGGATAGGCGGCAGAAACTGCTAAGCCACGTCCGGCAAAGCGGCCCTACCCCCTCCAGGCGCAGCCTCGTAGCCGCGTAGATACACTTGCACCGCCGCTTCAACCGACTCGGCGATCTGCCTTGCCCCGGGCTGCGCTAGCCCCCCGGCGATGAACAGCTCCAAAAAGTCCGCTTCCAGCAGATTGATTAGGTGCAACGCCGCCCGCCATGATGCGGCGCGCCTGAGACGTCCCGCCGCCATCTCCCCTTCCAGAAATGCGGCGAGCTGGCCCCAGCCTTCGGCAGGGCCACTCTGGAAGAACAGCCTGCCCATGCTGGAGCGCGGCCCTTCTCCCATCACGATACTACGCATGATTAGCAGGTCCTGACTCAAGATCACGCTCAGATAATGCTCGCCGAAGCGCTGCAGCGTTCCTTCCAGATCATCGCAAGGCGATAGGCTGCCAAATGCCTTCATCATGCGGTGCTCAGCCTGTGTCTTCATTACCACACGGAACAGTTCCTCCTTGGAGGGGAAGTAACTGTACAAGGTGGCTTTAGACCCCCCCGCCCGGGCCGCAATCTCCGCCATGGAAGCAGCCTCGTAGCCGCGCTCCAGAAAGACCGTTGCCGCGGCCTGCACGATGCCTTGCCGCCTGGTTTCGCTTTTTACCCTCATAACTTTACCGTTTGGTTTAATTAATCATTGACAGCGATTATACGGTATTGATATAAATTTACCCAGTGGTTTAGTTATGGAGAGGAAAATGAACGCACATGCAGGACACTCAGTCAATTTGATGGCGCGCTGCGGCGCGATGCTGGCACTCGGCGGGGCGCTTGCCGGTTGCGCCGCCATCCCGGACCTGGGCCCCAAGCCCCAATTGCGAGAGACGGCCGCGTCGGCAAGCTCGCGCAGCCTGAGCGGTGCCGGCCAGAACTGGGCGGATCAGCAATGGTGGACCCGCTACCACGATGTCCAACTCGACCAGATGATGAGCGAAGCCTTGGCCCACTCGCCGGACCTGGCAACGGCCCAGGCGCGTCTTCTCAAGTCAGAAGGTTATGCTCAAACCGCAGGCGCCAGCCTGCTGCCCGGTGTGGACCTCAACGCCAGCACAAGCCGCCTGAAGCAAAGTTACAACAACGGGGTGCCCAAAGCCTTGGCCCCCCAAGGCTTCAACAGCGCATCCCGCGCGGCGCTGGACTTCAGCTACGAAATCGACTTCTGGGGCAAAAACCGCGCCCAGCTTGCCGCCGCCACCTCCGAGCTTGAAGCCGCGCGGGCCGAGGCCGCCCAAAGCCGCCTGATGCTGACCAGCGCCATCGCCACGGGTTACGCGCAACTGGCCGGCCTGTACGCAGACCGCGACGCCGCGGAAAAAGCGGTGCAGGTGCGCCGCAACAGCGTGGAATTGCTGAAAGACAGGCAATGGCACGGTTTGGAAACGCTGGGCAGCGTGGAGCAGGCGGAATCCCGCCGCGCCGCGTCGGAGGCAGACCTGATCGCCGCGGACGAGGCGATCTCTCTACAACGCAACAGCCTGGCCGCCTTGCTCGGCGCCGGTCCCGACCGAGGACTGACCATCCGCCGGCCTACCGTCGATCTCAGCCACCCTCAAGCCTTGCCGGCCACTGTGCAAGCAGAGCTGATCGGCCGTCGTCCCGATCTGGCCTCAGCCCGCCTGCGCGCCGAAGCGGCGGCCAGACGCATAGACGTGGCCCGCGCCGGCTTCTTCCCCAACGTCAATCTGACAGCCTACGCCGGCGGCCAATCGCTTGGCGCGTTCGACCTGCTGGCCAAGTCCGGCTCCGGCATCGCCGGCATCGGCCCGGCCATCAATCTGCCGATTTTCCGCGGCGGCCAGCTGCAGGGCGAATATCGCGTCGCCCGCGCCGATTACGACGCCGCCGTAGCCAGCTACAACCAGACCCTGATCCAGGCCCTGCGCGAAGTCGCCGACGCCGTCACCCGCCAGCGCACGCTGGAGCCGCAGCTGTGGCAACGCAAAGCCGCGCTGGAGGCGGCGCAGGAAGCCTACCGCGTGGCAAACGACCGCTACCGCGGCGGCCTGGCCAACTATCTGACGGTGCTGAACGCGGAAGACAGCGTCATCGACACCCGTCGCGTCCTGACCGACCTGCAAAGCCAGCAGTTCATGCAGGACATCGCGCTGATCAAGGCACTGGGCGGCGGATATCGCGCCGCAAGCCTCTGATACGCAAACGAACACTTCCTAAGTCACCCAAGGAATCAACCCCATGAGCGCCCAAACCGAAACCCTGCCCGCCTCCGAGATGCCTGCCGACAAACTGCCCACTCGCCGCAAGAAACTATTTGTCCAGCTGGGCGTCGCCCTTGCCGTCGCCGCCATTGGCTACGGCAGCTACTGGATGCTGGTGGCCTCCCATTATGTGAGTACGGACAACGCCTATGTGGCGACCGAGGTGGCCCAGGTCACCCCCGAGGTGGCCGGCACCGTGCGCGCCGTTTACGTGGTGGACACCCAGCATGTTAAGAAAGGCGACGTGCTGGTCGTGCTCAACGACAGCGATGCCAAGCTGGCCCTGGCCCTGGCCCAGGCCGACCTGGAACGCGCGGAGCGCCGCGTGCAAGGTTATTTCGCCAACAACGAAAACCAATCGGCCCAGGTGCAGGCCCGTCAGGCCGAACAAGCCCGCGCCTCCGCCCAGCTCGTCTCCGCCAAGTCCGATCTGGAGCGGGCCCAACTCGACTTCCAACGTCGCCTGGCCCTGGCCAAGAACGGCTCGGTGTCCGCGGAAGAACTGAGCAACGCGCAAAACGCGCTGTCCGTGGCCGAGGCCGGCCTGCGCGCCGCTCAGGCCGCCTCCAGCCAAAGCGACGCCAACTACCGCGCTGCCATGGATGCGCTGAAGAGCAGCCAGACGCTGACCAACAACACCACGGTGGAATCCAACCCGGAAGTGGCGTTGGCGCGCGCCAGGCGCGACCAGGCTCGGCTGGACTTGGCGCGCACGGTGATACGGGCGCCGGTGGACGGCGTGGTGGCCAAGCGCCAGGTACAAGTGGGCCAGCGGGTTCAGGCCGGCACGCCCCTGCTTGCCGTCGCGCCGCTGCAGCAAGCCCACGTGGACGCCAACTTCAAGGAAGTGCAGCTGGAGAAAGTCCGCGTCGGCCAGCCGGTCAAGCTCACCGCCGACCTGTACGGCGATAGCGTCGAGTACCACGGCAAGGTGGCCGGTCTGTCCGGCGGCTCCGGCGCATCCTTCGCAGTGATTCCTGCCCAGAATGCCACCGGCAATTGGATTAAGGTCGTACAGCGCCTGCCTGTCCGCATTGAGCTAGACCCGGCTGAACTGAAAGCCCATCCCTTATCGGTCGGGCTGTCCATGACCGCCACCATAGACACCCGAGCCAATTGAGGAAACGGTCATGTCCCACTCCCCGACGCATGCCTCCCCGCTAACCGGCGCCACGCTGTGGCTCGCCGCGATCGCGCTGTCGGCAGGCAACTTCATCGCGGTGCTCGACACTACCATCGCCAACGTGTCGGTGCCCAATATCGCCGGCGGCCTGGGCGTGGCCGCCAATCAGGGCACCTATGTGATCACCTCCTACGCAGTGGCCGAGGCGATCACCGTGCCTTTGACCGGCTGGCTAGCCGCCCGCTTCGGCACGGTGCGCCTGTTTATTACGTCCATGATGTTGTTCGGCCTATTCTCGCTGTTGTGCGGGCTGTCGCAATCGCTGGAAATGCTGCTGCTGTTCCGCGTCTTGCAGGGGCTGGCCGGCGGCCCGCTGATGCCGATGTCCCAAACCCTGCTGCAGCAGATATTCCCCAAGGAAAAGGCCAACGTCGCGGTTGGTCTATGGAGTCTGACCACGCTGGTGGCGCCGGTGCTGGGGCCGGTGTTGGGCGGCGTGTTGTGCGACCAAGTGAGCTGGCCGTGGATTTTCTACATCAATGTGCCGATCGCGCTGGTATGTGGCTGCATGGGCTGGCAGTTGCTCAAAGGGCAGGAGAGCACGCGGCAAAACTCGCGCATCGACGCCGTCGGCCTGGGCTTGCTGGTGGTGTGGGTGGCCGCGCTGCAGATCATGCTGGACGAAGGCAAGGACCTGGACTGGTTCGCCTCCACGGAAATCGTCTACCTGGCCGTCATCGCCGCGATAGGTTTCATCGCCTTCCTGATCTGGGAACTGACTGACCGCAACCCGGTGGTCAACCTGAGAGTGTTCCGCCACCGCGGTTATTGGGTCAGCGTGACGACCATCGCGCTCGCCTTCGGTTCGTTCTTCGGCGCCACTGTGCTGACGCCGCAATGGCTGCAAAGCTATATGGGCTACACCGCCACCGACGCGGGCATCGCCCAGGCGCTCAGCGGTGTGCTGTCCGTGTTGGCGGCCCCGTTGGTTGCCCACCTGACCACCCGCATGGACCCGCGCCCCCTGGTGTTCATGGGCGTGATGTGGCTGGGCGGCGTCACCCTGTTCCGCAGCTTCAATTCCACCGACGTCAGCTTCTGGCAGGTGTCCATGCCGCTGTTCTTCCAAGGGCTGGGCATGCCGTTCTTCTTCGTCCCGCTGATCGGGCTGGCCATGTCCAGCGTGGATGAGGCGGAAATGGCCTCCGCCGCCGGCCTGATGAATTTCCTGCGCACCATGTCGGGTGCCATCGCCACCTCGCTGGTTACCACTGGCTGGGACGACAAGGCCAAGAAGTATCACGACATCCTGACCGGCATGGTGGACTCCAGTGGTGAGGCCATGCGCCAGATGAGCGCGGCCTTCGGCGTCGAACCGGCGCGCAATATGCTGAACAGCCTGGTGGACGCGCAAAGCATCATGTTGTCGACCAACGAGATGTTCTGGATCAGCGGCCTGTCCTTCGTCGTAGCGGCCTGCTTCGTCTGGCTGGCTCCCAAACCGACCCGCGTGGCGGACACCAGCAACGTGCACTAACGCGGGCAAACCATTCAGAGTTTCACGACTTTGGGGCATGGCGCCGCCTTGCCCGAACTTAGAGGGAGCGCCCATGCGCAACAATCAACCCATTACGGACCAGGAACACCATCTCGATCCCAAATGCCCCCTGGTCAGCCTCACCGACCTCAAGGGCGTGATCCTGCACGCCAACCAAAGTTTCGTCGAGATCAGCGGCTACCGCCAAGACGAACTGCTGGGCCAGCCCCACAACCTCATCCGCCATCCGGACATGCCGGCCGAGGCGTTCGAGGACATGTGGCGCACGCTCAAGGCCGATCTGCCCTGGCGCGGCATCGTCAAGAACCGCTGCAAGAACGGCGATTTTTACTGGGTGGAGGCCTATGTCACGCCCCTCATCGAAGACGGCCGCAAAGTGGGCTATATGTCGGTGCGCACACGCCCGACACCCAGGCAGATAACCGAGGCCAACGCCCTGTACCAGGCCGTCAACCACCGCAGCATCCGCTTTCCGGCAACGCGCTATCGGCGCGACACCTCAGTCACTGCCCGCTTGGCGTTGATGGCCCTGCTGCCCGCACTATGCTTTGGTGCGGCGCTGTGCCTGGGCGATCACGGGCGATGGCTGGCCGCCGGCGCCGGCGTGCTGGCCGCGCCCGCGCTTGGCCTGTGGACCTGGCTAGGCATTGTTCCGCCCATGAAGCGATCGGGGGAGGCCCTGCTCAAGATCGCCTCCGGCGACTTGCGTTTCGAGCTGGACACTCGCGCCTCCAGCGAGTTTTTCCGGCTGCTCATCGGCATCCAGTCGATGAAGGTGGGCTTGCGCGCCGTCTTCGCCGACATCCTGAGCATCGCCGGTCATGTCGAGTCCCAGTCCCACGCGCTCAACGACCAAGTGGACATGGCCAACCAGCGCATCCACCTGGGCGCGGACAGCGTCCGCACCATGGCGGCGGCGATAGAGCAGCTGACCGAGTCGGTCAGCGAGATTTCCCTCGCCACTCAAAGCAGCGCCGGCCAGGCCACTCTGACCGCAGAGAAGGTCTCGCAAGGCCTGGGACAGATCGTGGATACACAGACGGCATCGCTAGGAGTGGTTTCGCGCATGGACAGCGCGCAGCAACTGATCACCGAGTTGAAATCCGAAGTCGCCTCCATCCAGAACCTGGCCGAGATCATCAAGGAAATCGCCGATCAGACCAATCTGCTGGCCCTGAACGCCGCCATCGAGGCCGCGCGCGCCGGGGAAACCGGCCGCGGCTTCGCCGTGGTAGCCGACGAAGTGCGCAAGCTGGCCGAGCGCACCAGCAGCAGCACGGTGGAGATCACCGCCACTGTCGAACGCATCGGCACCTGTACGGCCAACACCCTGTCCGCCATGGCGATGGCCGCCGGCGAAGTCCAGATCAGCCATAGCCTGATGAATGAAAGCCGCGAGACCTACGACGCGATTCAGCGCTCCGCTGACGGCATCCAGTCCTCTTCGCGCAATATCGCCGCCATGCTACAGCAGCAAGAACACAGCTCCAGCGAAGTCGCGGGGAAAATCGAAGAAATCAGCCAGCTAGTGGAGCAAAACAGCAGCAGCGTAGAGTCCATCCACAAAGCGGCGCGACAGCTGGGGCATACGGCGCAGCAATTACACGCCATGACCAGCCGCTTCGAGCATTCTCTTTAAACGGGAATGCCTTCATCATGCACCAACCGACAGACGAGGAGTGGACGGAGATGCCCCAAGACAGCATTTTGCTATCCGCCGCCAACGCGAAACACGCGTATCCCTGGCTCGCCAAGGAAAACGCCAGCCCTGTGGTCCGAGCGCTGCTGCGCTATCAGGCGACGCACGACATTCAAACCGACCTGCCCAATCTGGACTGGCTGATCGAAAAAACAGACCAGGCCCTAGCCAAGGGCGAAAAATGCAGCCTGATCTTCCTGTTGGTGCTCGGCATCAACGAGATAGGCGAACAACACGGCATTGCGGCAGCGCTGCATGCCCTGCTCATCATCGCGCAGCGCTTGCAGGAAACCATGCAAGATGTGGGCTTGGCCGCCCGCATCCAAGGGGAGCTGTTTGTCGCCGCCAGCGCCGCCCCAGATCCGTTAGCGCTGGCGGAGCGCCTGCGATCGGCTTTGACCCAGCCCCTGGCATGGAGAGGCCATGTCTTCCACCTGGAAGTCTCCATCGGCCTGGCCAGAAGCGAGGATGTCGGCAAGCAGGCGGAAAGTCTGATCCAGGCCGGCTACATTGCGGCCAAGGATGAACTGCTCCATAACCCGCGCGGAGGTGTCCGCCTGTTCACCCAGGAACTTGGCCAAAAACAGGAGCGGCAATATCAAATCCAGGCACGCCTGCCCAGCGCTATCCAGCAAGGTGCCCTATCTCTGGCCTTGCAAGCCAAGGTGGGTGCGCGGGACGGGCGGGTGCACGGCGCGGAGGCGCTGGTCCGATGGCGCGACGCGCAGCTGGGCGACATTTCGCCCGCCGAATTCATTCCGCTGGCGGAACGAAACGGCACCATTACGGACATCAGCCTATGGGTGCTGCGCCAGGCCTTGGCGGAGGCCGCCGCATGGCAGCGCGCGGGACTTAACCTCAGCGTCGCCGTCAATCTGTCGGCGATAGACCTGCAGCGCCCGCAGCTGATCGACGATGTGCGCGCCGCGCTGGCCCAGGCTGGCGGCACGCCGGACATCTTGAATGTGGAATTGACGGAGTCCGCCGTGGCCCAGGACCCGCAATGGGCCATCGAGCAATTGCGCGCCCTGAAGCGCCTGGGCGTAGGCCTGTCGCTGGATGACTTCGGCACCGGCTATTCCTCGCTCAGCTATCTGCGCCGCTTTCCCATCGATACGCTGAAGATCGATCAAAGCTTCGTGGCGGATACCCCGGGCGACACGGACGCCGGCGCCATCGTGCGCGCCATCATCGCCCTGGCCAAGACCCTGGGCATGAAGACCGTGGCCGAAGGCGTGGAAACAGGCGAGCAGGCCCTCTTCCTGCGTAAGCTGGGTGTAGACGAATTGCAAGGCTATCTGTTCAGCCGCCCCTTGCCGCCGGAAACTTTCCTCTCGCTGGCCCAAGGATTTCAGCCTCATACGTGGGCACCCCATGCCTCGCATTAGGCCGCAGCCCGCCCACCATTACTTTTCGGCGCGCCCGTCCTAAGCTGGCTTAGGGGCAGCGCCCATCCCGCGCACGCCCTCGCCGATAGGAATGCCGTCCAATTCCACCCAAGAATCCACGCTTTCACCATGAAGACCTTCAATCACTGCCTCTTGATCGCCGTCGCCACTTTCTTGTTCGCCACCGCTGGCTGCGGCTTGCACGCACTCTTCCATATCGTCGGCGCCGGCTCCGGCGACCTGATACGCTCCATCTCCGCGCTGATCGGCACCCTGTTTTCCATCGTGCTAGGCCTGTTGGTCTCGTCGTCTTACGCCGCCTTCAACAGCCACCAGAGCGACTTCAATGCCCTAGCGGCGGCGGCCGCCAATATCGATCTCTTGCTCAAGCAGTTCCCGGAAGACGCCAAACCATGCCGGACCATGCTGAAAGGCGTCGTGCTGCGGGTATTGAACCGCTACTGGCCCAACAAGCGCGGCGTGTCCTTGCATGAGCTGGACTACAAAGACCTGTTAGGCGACATCGAGGCATTGCTCAGAATCAACACCCATTCAGAGTCATTCCGCAACGTCACCCGCGACGACCTGAACGCCATCCGCCAGTATTCCAATAACTTCATCACCATCCAGTCCAACATCATCCGCAGCCTGTCCAACCAGATTCCGTCCCTGCTGCTGGTCATCGTCTTCGGCTGGGCCTGCCTGCTGTTCTTCCTGTACGGCATACTGAACGGCGGCGATACGCTCTCTTTCTTCATCTTGTGTCTGGGCGCCGTCGCCATCGCCAGCGCCAACTTTCTGATCCTGGAGCTGACCCACCCCTGTCAGGGCA harbors:
- a CDS encoding putative bifunctional diguanylate cyclase/phosphodiesterase, which translates into the protein MHQPTDEEWTEMPQDSILLSAANAKHAYPWLAKENASPVVRALLRYQATHDIQTDLPNLDWLIEKTDQALAKGEKCSLIFLLVLGINEIGEQHGIAAALHALLIIAQRLQETMQDVGLAARIQGELFVAASAAPDPLALAERLRSALTQPLAWRGHVFHLEVSIGLARSEDVGKQAESLIQAGYIAAKDELLHNPRGGVRLFTQELGQKQERQYQIQARLPSAIQQGALSLALQAKVGARDGRVHGAEALVRWRDAQLGDISPAEFIPLAERNGTITDISLWVLRQALAEAAAWQRAGLNLSVAVNLSAIDLQRPQLIDDVRAALAQAGGTPDILNVELTESAVAQDPQWAIEQLRALKRLGVGLSLDDFGTGYSSLSYLRRFPIDTLKIDQSFVADTPGDTDAGAIVRAIIALAKTLGMKTVAEGVETGEQALFLRKLGVDELQGYLFSRPLPPETFLSLAQGFQPHTWAPHASH
- a CDS encoding bestrophin-like domain; this encodes MKTFNHCLLIAVATFLFATAGCGLHALFHIVGAGSGDLIRSISALIGTLFSIVLGLLVSSSYAAFNSHQSDFNALAAAAANIDLLLKQFPEDAKPCRTMLKGVVLRVLNRYWPNKRGVSLHELDYKDLLGDIEALLRINTHSESFRNVTRDDLNAIRQYSNNFITIQSNIIRSLSNQIPSLLLVIVFGWACLLFFLYGILNGGDTLSFFILCLGAVAIASANFLILELTHPCQGIFKVSRSPFDLLLESLDKEEHATPDDLPAPRHSFI